The region CTTTACGATGTTCTACGCAAGGTGTGGCCCGGCCCCTTCACAGTGATTCTCAGGAAATCGCTCACAGTGCCCCTGGAGACCACTGGGGGGCGGGAAACAGTGGCAGTCAGGATGCCGGCCCACCCAGTAGCATTGGACTTAATACGAGGATCTAGGCCAATTGCGGCCCCCAGCGCGAATTTATCGGGTAGGCCAAGCCCCACGAGGATCGATCACGTAATTCATGACCTGATGGGTAAGGTGGATGTCATAATAGATGGAGGGGACACTTACTTCGGGGTTGAATCCACTATTATAGACTTCACGGGTCGCCGCCCAATACTGCTTCGCCCAGGCCCCTTCACTCTAGAGGAGCTGCGTAAGTTTTTCCCCGATATAGAGGTACCGGAATTTGCGAGGGGAATTCGAGAGGCCGATGCAGCATTAGCCCCTGGAATGAAGTATAGGCACTACGCTCCATTAAAGCCAGTTACCTTAGTGGAGTGCAATGATGTGGATTATATGGTTAAACTAGCTAGTAAATTAATTGATGAATTTCGAAGCAAAGGAATGAGGATCGCCGTTATATGCAGCAGCGAGACCTGCGGTTCATATAGTGGCGTCGAATTGATAAATATAGGGAGCAGGAATGATCTTTACGGCGTGGCTAGGCAAT is a window of Thermocladium sp. ECH_B DNA encoding:
- a CDS encoding translation factor Sua5 — translated: METIIIRAASGKHELEPAINAILRGGLVAFPTETVYGLGADAFNSTAVRRIYEVKGRPSDNPSIVHIASLDQLSDVAIDVPPHLYDVLRKVWPGPFTVILRKSLTVPLETTGGRETVAVRMPAHPVALDLIRGSRPIAAPSANLSGRPSPTRIDHVIHDLMGKVDVIIDGGDTYFGVESTIIDFTGRRPILLRPGPFTLEELRKFFPDIEVPEFARGIREADAALAPGMKYRHYAPLKPVTLVECNDVDYMVKLASKLIDEFRSKGMRIAVICSSETCGSYSGVELINIGSRNDLYGVARQLFDSLRRVDELGVDAAVAEGFPEIGIGLAIMNRLRKASGFNIVRC